The following proteins come from a genomic window of Meles meles chromosome 1, mMelMel3.1 paternal haplotype, whole genome shotgun sequence:
- the MUL1 gene encoding mitochondrial ubiquitin ligase activator of NFKB 1 — MESGGRPSLGQFLLLGTSSVVTAVLYSVYRQKAQVAQELKGAKRIHLGEDLKNILSEAPGKCVPYAVIEGAVRSVKETLNSQFVENCKGVIQRLTLQEHKMVWNRTTHLWNDYSKIIHQRTNTVPFDLVPHEDGVAMAVRVLKPLDSQDLGLETVYEKFHPSVQSFTDVIGHYISGERPKGIQETEEMLKVGATLTGVGELVLDSSSVRLQPPKQGLPYFLSSQDFDSLLQGQEARVRLWKVLTLVFGFATCAALFFILRKHYLQRQERRRLRQLEQEFREHEAQLLSRAKPEDRESLKSACVVCLNSFKSCVFLECGHVCSCAECYRALPEPKRCPICRQEIARVIPLYNS, encoded by the exons ATGGAGAGCGGAGGGCGGCCCTCACTGGGCCAGTTCCTCCTCTTGGGCACCAGCTCTGTCGTCACCGCCGTCCTGTACTCCGTGTACCGGCAGAAGGCCCAGGTCGCCCAAGAGCTCAAG GGAGCTAAAAGAATCCACTTGGGTGAAGACTTAAAGAACATTCTCTCGGAAGCGCCAGGAAAATGTGTGCCTTACGCTGTTATTGAAG GGGCTGTTCGATCTGTTAAAGAAACGCTCAACAGCCAGTTCGTGGAAAATTGCAAGGGCGTGATTCAGCGGCTGACGCTGCAGGAACACAAGATGGTGTGGAACCGGACGACCCACCTTTG GAACGACTACTCAAAGATCATTCACCAGAGGACCAACACAGTGCCCTTCGACCTGGTCCCCCACGAGGATGGCGTGGCCATGGCCGTGCGAGTGCTGAAGCCGCTGGACTCCCAGGATCTGGGCCTGGAGACCGTGTACGAGAAGTTCCACCCCTCCGTCCAGTCCTTCACTGATGTCATCGGCCACTACATCAGCGGCGAGCGGCCCAAGGGCATCCAGGAGACCGAGGAGATGCTCAAGGTGGGCGCCACGCTCACGGGGGTGGGCGAGCTGGTGCTGGACAGTAGCTCCGTGCGCCTGCAGCCCCCCAAGCAGGGCCTGCCATACTTCCTCAGCAGCCAGGACTTCGACAGCCTGCTGCAGGGCCAGGAGGCCCGCGTCCGGCTCTGGAAGGTCCTGACGCTGGTCTTCGGCTTCGCCACCTGCGCCGCCCTCTTCTTTATCCTCCGCAAGCACTACCTGCAGCGCCAGGAGAGGCGGCGGCTCAGGCAGCTGGAGCAGGAGTTCCGGGAGCACGAGGCACAGCTGCTGAGCCGCGCCAAGCCCGAGGACAGGGAGAGTCTGAAGAGCGCCTGTGTTGTGTGTCTGAACAGCTTCAAGTCGTGTGTGTTTCTGGAGTGCGGGCACGTGTGTTCCTGCGCCGAATGCTACCGCGCCTTGCCGGAGCCCAAGCGGTGCCCCATCTGCAGGCAGGAGATCGCCCGTGTGATCCCCCTGTACAACAGCTAA
- the CAMK2N1 gene encoding calcium/calmodulin-dependent protein kinase II inhibitor 1, with protein sequence MSEVLPYGDEKLSPYGDGGDVGQIFSCRLQDTNNFFGAGQNKRPPKLGQIGRSKRVVIEDDRIDDVLKNMTDKAPPGV encoded by the exons ATGTCGGAGGTGCTGCCCTACGGCGACGAGAAGCTGAGCCCCTACGGTGACGGCGGCGACGTGGGCCAGATCTTCTCCTGCCGCCTGCAGGACACCAACAACTTCTTCGGCGCGGGGCAGAACAAGCGGCCGCCCAAGCTGGGCCAGATCGGCCGGAGCAAGCGGG TTGTTATTGAAGATGATAGGATTGATGACGTGCTGAAAAATATGACAGACAAGGCACCTCCTGGTGTCTAA